GCACGCGGGGCTGTTGTCACCCAGCAGAACAGGTGCCTGAGTGCTCCCAGCCAGGCCTGTGCGCCCtccccgcgccgccccgcccctgcccgcccctgcccgccccgAGGTGGACCCGCGGCTCCCGCCAGGCCTCCCTCCTAGTGCCCGCCTCTTGGGCCATTTGAATGGGGGATCCTTCATAGGCCCAATCAGGGGTACTTCTGAGCCTCATGGAGTGTATTTGGGGTGGGCATTCGGTGTACCCTTTGAGCCCACAGCCGAGAGGCTGCTTagggtcctggctctgcacccTGAAGCTCTCGGCCCCTGCCCCACGGGGCGGGGCACccactgagctccaggctcctgttgTGGCCTGGCCCGCCCTGGCAGTTTAGGAGTCTGCGGAGTGAGCCTGTCTCTGGGACATCtcagtctctttcaaataaaatgaaaacagaaatttaaaaataaaataaccactttgggaaaaaaagagagaaaaggagtgaATCTGACAGGTGCTAGGGAGGGAACCTTGGGAATGTTCCCCTGGAAGAGGGACCCCACCCACAGAAAGCCCCCAGCggacaccacagccccagctctgctccccggCCCAGCTGCACCCCGGGAGACAGCGGGTGTCCCCGcccccaggagacctggatggagctgcaggctcctggctttggcctggcccagccctggctgttctgagcTGGGGTCTGACCCAGTTCATggatctctctctgcatttcttttcttttctttctttttttttttttaatatttatttatttgaaattcagagttacacagagagaaggagaaagagaggagaaaaggagagagggagagagagcgagcgagcaagagaggtcttccatctactggttcacaccccagatggctgcaacggccggagctgggccaatccaaagtcaggagcttctccccggtctcccacacacgtgcaggggcccaaggacctgggccatcttccactgctttcctaggccacagcagagagctggatcagaagtgggccaccTACTTTCTTAGATGGCGGCCtcactgctacgccacagcgcccgcccctctctctgcctttcaaatccagcAGGTGCGCCCTCCAGGAGGGCtggttgggtcctggctgctccacctcccatgcAGCTCCCCCGGGTGCTCCGGGCCCCGCCCCGCACAGGGGAGACTCAGAGAGTTCCTGGAcccgggctgcagcctggcctccccGAGGCAGCCATGTGGAGAATGGACCATCGGGTGGAAGAACTTGCTGTCTCCCTGTCGCTCTGCTTTCCACATAAATACGTATTTAACacgacacacacagagatccaggggctggtgcagtgcaACTACCCCTGCACCCTACATgcatactggttcaagtccaagtcccggctgctccactttcgatccagctccctgctgatggcctgggaggcagcaggagacggcccgagcacctgggcccctgcacctacgtgggagaccgggatggaactccaggaccctggcttcagcctggcccagccccagcagttgtggccatttgaggagtgaaccagcagatgaaagacctctgtctctccctggctctgcagctctgctgtgagtgtgtgggggtCGCCAAGTCTGGGGGTGCAGCCCCAGGGACCAGGAGGGGCTGTGAGGCCACACCGGTGATGCGGCCTCCGCGAACTGCACGGTTCAGAAAGGCTGAGACGGGAAACTCGCTACTGTGATCACCAAAACCCAGAAACGCACCCATCTCTCCAAGAAGCATCAGACAGCTGCTTCTGGGACTGCACCGGAGTCCGCCCTCGCCAGGACTCGGCCCTCCCGCTTCCCGTGTGCCCAGGGTCCTGGTGCGTTAGAGGGGACGGCCGTGCGGTCCAAGCTCACACACGGGCTCGGGCGGGAGCTCAGTGAGGGGGCGCGCTCACACACCGGGCCCTGACCCCACGGACGGGggctcgggggcggggcgcgcTCACACACCGGGCCCTGACCCCACGGACGGGGGCTCAGAGAGGGGGCGCGCTCACACACCGGGCCCTGACCCCACGGGCGGGggctcgggggcggggcgcgcTCACACACCGGGCCCTGACCCCACGGACGGGGGCTCAGAGAGGGAGCGCGCTCACACACCGGGCCCTGACCCCACGGACGGGggctcgggggcggggcgcgcTCACACACCGGGCCCTGACCCCACGGACGGGGGCTCAGAGAGGGGGCGCGCTCACACACCGGGCCCTGACCCCACGGACGGGggctcgggggcggggcgcgcTCACACACCGGGCCCTGACCCCACGGACGGGGGCTCAGAGAGGGAGCGCGCTCACACACCGGGCCCTGACCCCACGGACGGGggctcgggggcggggcgcgcTCACACACCGGGCCCTGACCCCACGGGCGGGggctcgggggcggggcgcgcTCACACACCGGGCCCTGGCCcacgggcgggggcggggcgcgctcACACACCGGGCCCTGGCCCACGCGCGGGGGCTTGCGCTCCGGTCGGAGCCCATCAGGACGCGCGCCGGGCTGGCTCCCTGTGCCCTCTCAGCTCAGGGACGCTTCCCCAGGCCGCCCAAGCCCCGTCTCCACTACCCCAGCAAGCGTGAGCCGCCATGACCGCAGGGTCGCGGGCCCGAGCGGGTGACTGAGCCACACGTGCCGGGGCGCGCGGCCAGCGCGGGCGAGAACACGGAGGCCATCGGCCGGTCACGCAGACCTCGTGTCGCGCGCGGGGCCCAGGCGAAGCGGCTGGGAGCGCAGGCCGCGCCGCGCACACGTGCGGCCGCTCCGGGCCGGCAGGGGTCGCGACCTCCGGCAGCGGTGCATCATGGGACTTGTGGTTCGCGGCACCAGATGCGCACGCGCGTGGCGGCCGCGCTGCATGCTGGGCTCTGTAGGCGCCGCGTGGCATGCTGGGAGCGCTAGGCGCGGAAGGCAGATGAAGTCCCGGTCGGCCTTACTTCGCCCGCCAACCCGCCCATATCGAGGGACATTCGCCCCCACGGTATCCGGGAAGCCAGTCCCGGAACAACCTTTCGCTTTTGCCACGGCGACCGCCTGGGTAGGTAGCGGACGATGGCGCCTCTCCTGCCGTCATTGGCTGCGCGCCGCCGACGTCATCCGGAGGCGCCTCGCATTCCGGAGCAGAGGCTTCTGGGTAGCGGTTTACCCCCGCCCACTGCGCCGGCGCCTTCCTTTCCGCCCCGGACGCCGCCGAGGTCGCACGCGTGAggcccgtccgccgccgccgccgccgcgtgaGTGGAGCGCCGGGCCGCGGGAGCGGGCGCGGGGTCGGAGGGGTGCGGGGCTGGGGCCTCCCCGGGCGGCTCGCGGCCTGCGCGCGGGGGCCGCCGCGGtaacgccgccgccgcccgcagcATGCGCTACGTGGCCTCCTACCTGCTGGCCGCCCTCGGGGGCAACTCCTCGCCCAGCGCCAAAGACATCAAGAAGATCCTGGACAGCGTGGGCATCGAGGCGGATGACGACCGGCTGAACAAGGTGGGGGCGCGGGAGGGCTGGGCCGGTCCCGCCGCCGCCGAGGGTGCGGGCCCCCGCGCCCGTGCTGAGCGCCCCGCGCGTGTCCCCGCCAGGTCATCAGCGAGCTGAACGGGAAGAACATCGAGGACGTGATCGCGCAGGGTGAGCGGGGGCGCGGGCCGCGGGCCGGGGTCCATCCTAATCCCTGCCGGCCGGCCCGTGGCCCGCCAGGGTTCGCTTGTGGACCAGAGCAGGGCGGAGCGGCGCGGGCGCCGGCGTCGGGGTCGGCGTCGGGGTGGTCCCGGCGCGGGCGCTCCTACAGCTCCGCTCGCGCGGGGTGGTCGGGGTGCGGGGCGGTCCCGGCGGGGGCGCTCCTACAGCTCCGCTcccgcgcgcggggcggggcctggggtggTCGGAGCGCGTGGCTAGCATGCTGAGACTTGGTAATTTAAAAGCCGAGTTAGCAGACGGGGCCTTGGGGCCGCGGGATCCCTCCCCTAGGGCTGCGCCGGCCAGGCCGGCGGGGAGCGGGCGGGCTCGCtgtggggggctcctggcccggCCGTGCGACCCGGAGCCCCGCAGTCAGGTCCTGGAAGCGcaagggtggggaggggtcctccAGGCATCgctccactcccccccccccccccaggaatcGGCAAGCTGGCCAGTGTGCCCGCCGGCACGGCCGTGGCCGTCTCTGCCGCCCCGGGCTCCGCGGCCCCCGCGGCCGGCTCGGCGCCCGCTGCAGGTGAGTGGCCGGGAGCCGGGGGTGTGGGCTGGGGTCTCCGCCGGGCGGCCGCTCACTGCCTCTGTCCCCGCAGccgaggagaagaaggaggagaagaaggaggagtcCGAGGAGTCGGACGACGACATGGGATTCGGCCTCTTCGACTAGCCCCGCGCCCCCAATAAAGCCTTTGTACCTTGTGTATCTGCTGAGCCTCTGTGCGGGGAAGCGCCCCCTGCGGGCCGCGGGGACTCGCGGCGGGCAACTTGAACCCCGAGGTTTCTCTGCCCTTTATTAAGCTGTGTGTGAAAGGCTGAGGGGGGCAGAGCCTCCATCTGCcggtcactccccagacggccgcgaggacgagctgggccaggccgcggCCAGCGCCCCGAGCTGTGTCCCCAGCTCCCACGGGtgcggggcccaggcactttgacGGGTTAGCAGGgcacagtggagcagccgggactcgagctggAGCCTGTGGGGGCCGTGGCTCTGACCCGCTGTGCCCAGCGGAGGAGTCAGTGCGTGGCTGCGCCTGGCTCGGCTGGGTGGAGGGGCACGGGTTCCAGGGCAGCCCCCCGGAAAGCCCCTTAGTGGAGGAGGCTGGAGGGGCCGGGGTCAGCTCACCAggggctgtgggggcaggggtgaccCGAGCCTCCAGGGAGAgcggctcccagccctggccacgatTCCAGGAATCGCCCGccctgtccctggctcccagcctcctggAGGAGGGGTCTGTCCCCAGAATGGCCCTGGTGCTGTGGAAACCGGGTCAGAGGTGTGCCCGGTGGCCGCGGAGGGCCAAGGCCTGCCTCCCGGCCTCCTAGGAACAGATACTGGGGAGGACTTCCAGTTCTTTGTGAGCCTCCTGGACCTTCTACGGTGGCCCTGGGGAGCTGGCCCCTCCCTCTGAGGGTCTCCTGgcagtccctggccacaccaGTCTGGCTACACCCTCCCACCTCGGTCGGGCTCGGTTCTCCAGGACCCCGTTCTCAACCGTGCACCCCTTTCCTGTTGACCCTGGGCAGTTACCGCCTCAGGGGAGCCCTCCCGCACCTGTGACACGGCTCACTCCTCAGGCCCATTGGGGCCGGCTGGCCTGCCCAGCAGGCCTCGGGCTCGGTGGCTCTGGTCCCCAGGCCAGGGGCACGATCCCTGGTGTACGTGCCCGCCGACTTGCCAGGAGGCAGGTGGCCACGACCTGCCGCCGCCCCAGCCTGGAGGGGCCCCTACACCGATCCTGGGCCCCGGTCAGCCCAGCCGGCCACGATCACGGAGAAAAATGCGGAAAGGGGCGGGAGGCGCAGCGCCCGGAagcgggcggggcagggcgggggccagTCACCCCCAGGTGGACCAGGCGGCCTTAGGAGCCTCAGTCGGACCCCGGCACGGACCCAGGTGGGCGCGTGGGCCCGGGAGGAATCTGCGCGGCTCGCCGCGGGACGTGTGGGTCCTCGGACCCCAGGCCGGCTCGGCGCGGCTCCGAGTTGGGCAGCGGGGCCGTGCTCCTCGGCTTCCGGGGCGGTGTCGGGGGCGGCCCCGGAGGAGGAGGCGGCTCCGCGCGGCGCCGGCTCCGCACCAGGCTCCGAGAGTGCCCCCGGCCCGCGCCGCCACCCCCGCGCGTCCGGGGCTTCGTCGGGTTTCGGCGGCTCCCGCGGCCGGCTCCAGCGGGGCTGCGGGCATCtcggcgccgggggcggggcccggggcgcgGCCGTTCCCCGCGCGCCCCCATTGGCCCcgcgcgccggccccgccccgccccgcgctaAAAGCGCCTCCCGCGCCACCCTCGGCAGCGCCCCCGCCTCCGCCGGCGGAGACCCGGAGCCGAGCCCCGCGCGGCCGGCCGCCCGCCGCGATGTTCCCGCGGGAGAGCAAGTGGAACATCTCGTTCGCGGGCTGCGGCTTCCTGGGCGTCTACCACGTCGGCGTGGCCTCCTGCCTCCGCGAGCACGCGCCCTTCCTGGTGGCCAACGCCACGCACATCTACGGCGCCTCGGCCGGGGCGCTCACGGCCACCGCGCTCGTCACGGGCGCCTGCCTGGGTGAGCGGGGACccgcgggcgggcggcgggcgcagGGTGTGCGGGGTGGCGGCCCGCGGGCGGGGCCTGGTGTGTTTTGCTCGGACGGTGCTGGGCTCCACTGGGGAGGGCCCGGCCGGCCGGCAGGTGCAGTCCGAGCTGTTCCATTGGAAAGGGAactcgggggcggggccgcggcgggggAGGAGGAACTCGGGTCCACCCCCCTCCCGGCCCTCGGTCTGGGGGCCAGCGGTCACTGCGTCCTGGGGCTGTGCGGGTCCAGGCTGCGTGGCCAGGCCCTGGTGTGGCCCCGCTCTGCCCCGGGGACCTTGGGGGAGGGGTCAGCGGGTCTGGTGGGCAGGGCCGGCACTTCTTCCTGCTCTTGCTTACCGTGTGCTGGACTCCCTGGGGTGTTTCTGGACTCTGGAGCCCTGCGGTCAGCAGTACCCTAGTGGCCTGTCCACACACGCACTTCCGGCTGCCACGTGGGGAGCCGTGTTTACTGCACAAGGCCACTTCAGGAGTCCCCGGGGgctgctgcccagcccccagcccgccaGGACCACGAGGGCCCCGGCCTGGGTGCCATGCCAAGCAGGCGCATGTCCAGGGTTCTCCTTGACCCCTCCTGAACCTTTGCCTGGAGGGCGTGGGGTGGAAGGCTTACTGGCCCCCCAGTCCTGCCTCCTCCCACTGACACAGGCCACAGGGCCAGGGTGGCGCAGCCCGCCTGCTCGTCATGGGGGTGCCATGCCCAATGCGTGTCCCCCAGCGACCCCCAAACACTCCTGGAGCAGAGGCTGTCCCTGAGTGGGCAGAGCCCCCCGGCCGAGAGGGAGGGCCCACGCGTGTCCAGGAAGGTCCTCAGCCATGCCCCCTAGAGAGACTGGCCTCACCCCGGCGCTGTCCTTGGGCTGCCTTCCCCACGGGGCCCCCCACACGTCAGCCTGATGTCTGTGGCCTGTGCCCCGGGCTGTGCTGGACTTTGTGGTCTGGGCCCAGCCAAGTGGGTGAAGCCCGTGCCCTGTCCCCTGTCCTGGGCTGGCTGCCACCCCGGAGCCGTGACTCACGGGGACGGGCGGTTGGGAAATACCAGGCAGAGGGCAAGTCCTGGTCGCTGCTGGCCGCACGGGGGTGGTGACGGGCGTCTCGGCGGGGGCCCCTGACCCTGGCCTTGGCGTCCAGGTGAGGCAGGTGCCAACATCATCGAAGTGTCCAAGGAGGCCCGGAAGCggttcctggggcccctgcacccctcctTCAACCTGGTGAAGACCATCCGCGGCTGCCTGCTGAAGACCCTGCCCGACGACGGCCATGAGCGCGCCAGCGGGCGCCTGGGCATCTCGCTGACCCGCGTCTCCGACGGCCAGAACGTCATTCTGTCCCACTTCAGCTCCAAAGAGGAGCTCATCCAGGTGGGCCCTGCGgggcgcgcggggggggggggggaggggcagggcggaCCACCCTGGCTCATGGTCCTGCCCGGCCCTGCAGGCCAACGTGTGCAGCACGTTCATCCCGGTGTACTGTGGCCTCATCCCTCCTGCCCTGCAAGGCGTGGTGAGTGCCCCTACCCGGGGTACCCGGGGCCCCGGGGAGGGGCGGCAAGGGTGCAGGGCGCCCGCCCCACCCCTTGCCTCACTTCTGGTGCCACTCAAGGAGCCGCACTTCCGGTGGCTgtcccaccccctacccccacccccagctgcccagGCCGGCACGCGGCCAGAGCCCACTGGGTAAGAGGCCAGTagcggcggggcgggcgcgggccgCACCTGTGACCGTGCGTGTGTCGCCGCCGCAGCGCTACGTGGACGGCGGCATCTCGGACAACCTGCCGCTGTACGAGCTCAGGAACACCATCACCGTGTCGCCGTTCTCGGGCGAGAGCGACATCTGCCCCCAGGACAGCTCCACCAACATCCATGAGCTCAGGGtcaccaacaccagcatccagttCAACCTGCGCAACCTCTACCGCCTGTCCAAGGCGCTCTTCCCGCCCGAGCCCCTGGTGAGCCGCGCCCTCGTGCCGGGGCGGGGGTGGACACGCGTCCAGCCTGGAGCTGGTGGGCGGACGAGGGGCGGGGACAGAGCACGCGTGCTCACCTTGCCCCGCCGCAGGTGCTGCGGGAGATGTGCAAACAGGGCTACAGGGACGGCCTGCGCTTCCTGCGGCGGAACGGTGCGTGCGCGCGGCCCGcggcggcggggggtgggggtggggctgtacCGGGCTGGTGCTGCCCCCTGCCGGCCGGCAGCGGCGGTGGCCGCGCTGGTCAGCCCTGCCATCccgctcccaccccctcccccaccgcaggCCTCTTGAACCGGCCCAACCCCTTGCTGGCGCTGCCCGCCGCCCAGCCCCGCGACCCCGAGCCAGCCGAGGAGACGCCTCGAGGAGAGGCCCCCTTGCCGCCACGGGGGCAGGAGGATCACATCCTGGAGCACCTGCCTGCACGGCTCAATGAGGGTGCGCATGCGCGGGCAGGGGCGCGGGGGCATGGAGGGGCCCAGCTGGCCTGCAGGGAACTGAGGCCCGAGGCGCGGGCACGCCGGGCGGGGCTCTGCTGTTCCGACCCGCGCCCACCTCCTACCCCCCACCTCAGCCCTACTGGAGGCCTGCgtggagcccaaggacctgatgGCCACGCTGTCCAACATGCTGCCCGTGCGCCTGGCCACCGCCATGATGGTGCCCTACACGCTGCCGCTGGAGAGCGCCGTCTCCTTCACCATCCGGTGGGTGGCGGGGCACGGGGTCGCGCGAGGGGGCGCCGGGCCCCGCACTGtgggagggcgggcgggcggccgcaGGGGCACAGACGCAGCCCCTCGCCCCTCCGCAGCCTGCTGGAGTGGCTGCCCGACGTCCCCGAGGACATCCGGTGGATGAAGGAGCAGACGGGCAGCATCTGTCAGTACCTGATGATGCGCGCCAAGAGGAAGCTGGGCAGCCACCTGCCCGCCAGGTGAGCCGCCGTGAGCGCCCGTgggccccgccgccgcctcgcAGCCCCACtgaagtgccccccccccccccgcaggctgGCGGAGCAGGGGGAGCTGCGCCGTGCACAGTCCCTGCCCTCCGTGCCGCTGTCCTGCAGCCAGGCGCTGCCCCGCTGGATGCGCAACAACCTCTCGCTGGGGGACGCGCTGGCCAAGTGGGAGGAGTGCCAGCGCCAGCTGCTGCTCGGGCTCTTCTGCACCAACGTGGCCTTCCCGCCCGACGCCCTGCGCCTGCGCGAGCCCGCGGACCCCGAGCCCTCTCTGAGCGCCcccggcctgccccagcccccttgCTGAGCCGGCACTCCCTCCTCCAGAGCGGGAGTTTTGCTGTGAAGCCCCCACAGCCCCTTGCTGGCCACATCgagtggggcgggggcggagcaCCCTCCCTGGCGCctcgcccctcccaccccccctgAGAACCGTGCACCTGCGCCTCCTTCCTGGCTTTTCCCGCTTCACAGAACTGTgtgaacaattatttattttcgCCAAGGCAGACGTAATAAATGGCACAGCTTGGCTTCGGCCACTTCGCTTCCACGTGTCCTTCCACGTGCACAGAGCCTGCTGCCCACCCCGTGGGCACTCAGGAATGCCACTCAGGCCTCTGGCTAGGCCCCACATCTGTGTGGTCCACGCGAGGGCACAGCTGCCCGAGAGCCACTGGGAGCGTTCTGCTCAGGATCCTTGCTTGCTAAATGAAACCAAAATGTTTACAGAAGGTGGCGATGGCACTCCCAGCTCAGGGTGACGCAGCGGGGGTGTGGGGCCGCTCCGGGTCCGGTTGCACCTTGGGCATTGCCACACAGCTGGTCCTCTCTggcgccccaggccctgccttccCTCACACTCTGCTCCTGCCAGTGCCAGGGGAGACCACAGGGGTCTGCAGTCTGGGAGCAGAGCAGATCCCGGGTGCCGGGAACTCAGCTCTGTTGGCCCAGGGCTGGTGACCCGAGGGGACAAGGCCAGCACCCCTTGGCGCCAGGGGAACAGGAGAAGGGCTGTGGGCTTGGGTGCCTCTCCAGTGCGCTTAGTCCAACTGGGCCCACCCCTGCTTGCTCCTCCCAGAAGGTGGGGGGTGGCTGTGGCGGCACCCCCCAGCCAACAATAACGGTTGGTCCTAGACCTGGGGCCACAAGACTGGGCGAGCCGGCCAGGCAGGTACCAGGTGCCCTGTGCCAGGGGCCGCCCCCCTGTCCCTGTCAAGGTCGTTCTGGGGCCCAGCCTGCTGTGGTTGG
This window of the Lepus europaeus isolate LE1 chromosome 7, mLepTim1.pri, whole genome shotgun sequence genome carries:
- the RPLP2 gene encoding large ribosomal subunit protein P2, which produces MRYVASYLLAALGGNSSPSAKDIKKILDSVGIEADDDRLNKVISELNGKNIEDVIAQGIGKLASVPAGTAVAVSAAPGSAAPAAGSAPAAAEEKKEEKKEESEESDDDMGFGLFD
- the PNPLA2 gene encoding patatin-like phospholipase domain-containing protein 2, with the protein product MFPRESKWNISFAGCGFLGVYHVGVASCLREHAPFLVANATHIYGASAGALTATALVTGACLGEAGANIIEVSKEARKRFLGPLHPSFNLVKTIRGCLLKTLPDDGHERASGRLGISLTRVSDGQNVILSHFSSKEELIQANVCSTFIPVYCGLIPPALQGVRYVDGGISDNLPLYELRNTITVSPFSGESDICPQDSSTNIHELRVTNTSIQFNLRNLYRLSKALFPPEPLVLREMCKQGYRDGLRFLRRNGLLNRPNPLLALPAAQPRDPEPAEETPRGEAPLPPRGQEDHILEHLPARLNEALLEACVEPKDLMATLSNMLPVRLATAMMVPYTLPLESAVSFTIRLLEWLPDVPEDIRWMKEQTGSICQYLMMRAKRKLGSHLPARLAEQGELRRAQSLPSVPLSCSQALPRWMRNNLSLGDALAKWEECQRQLLLGLFCTNVAFPPDALRLREPADPEPSLSAPGLPQPPC